TCTATATATCAAAGCCAAAGTGAAGTACTTGACTCTTAGACTTGATTCAGCCCAGCTCTATCTGTAATCAGTCAATGATAAGTGAAGCGTGTTATTGATTCTGTTGAACTGTAGTCTCCTTGTTTTAGCATAACTTGTGGATCTTCTGCTATAAGTAGAATTGGGTCAAAGTGGGCACCAATGAAATTGTTTGAGAGCTAAATTTGCCAAACAGGAAACCTCTGGCAACTCAGGAAATAAAGGAATAGTGAATCAATATGGTAAAGGGAAAGAGATAATTTAGTCCGTTTTAACAGCCCAAAAAGGAATTAGCTTAGTTCTACCGGCGGGGTTGGGGAGATATAATTAGGAGGCACTTTGCCAAGCCTTGTAGGCTGAACGCCAGACATCAAACTAACAATGCAATTGTTGCCTCTTTGTAGTTAGACATCGGCAAAGAGATGAACTATCCcaacacaaattttttttttttggtacattcCTTTCCAACCACAAGTCTGCTCCAAATCTATTCCATCACTGAATGGTAAACTATCTCAAACTTCAATTTGTCTTCACCATATATACTAGGCTAATCATGAAATCCATATGAAGATTGAAGACTCTTATCCTTCTATCATGCTAAAAGAGTAACACATTCatatttctttctcttttgccTTGAACTAACTACTGAGTTTAGTTAGTCATGGCCTAAGCAATTTCGACCAGTACTTTAAATCCAAGAGTTATTAAGCCAGTGCTCTGTCCTGTCATCACATGCCTTCACTGTCGCCTTTTGGATGTTTGCTAGCTATTGAATCAATGTCTATCAACAACATGCATCTTTTGTTGGTTCCACTGACCGCGGCGTTTTTCTGAAGTAAACATGCAGCTCGGTAGAAGTGCAGATGTCTCCATCACCATTCAAGAAAAGCTGAAATGTGTCATTGCCTCAGAGTTAGGATGCAACATCTTTAGAATACATAGCCAGTTGCGGAAGGTAAATGAGAAAGCTTATGAACCCGAGATCATAGCGATTGGACCATATCATCGTGGAAAACCTGATCTCTCAGGTATGGAGGAGCACAAGTTGGTTTATCTAAAATCATTGCTTGGTGAAAAGATTGAGAAGGTGGCAACATGTGTTGCTGCAGTGAAGCCATTGGAGGAAAAAGCACGAAAGTGCTATGCAGAGCCTATAGCCCTTTCATCAGATGAGTTTGTAGAAATGATGGTGTTAGATGGCTGCTTTATCATACAATTGCTGCTTAAGTTCAAGCAAAAGGATTTGATAGATAAAACTGATCCTGCTTTCAGGTTGGAGTGGATTCTGAACAGTTTACAGCGCGATTTAATGTTATTTGAGAATCAGCTTCCCTTCTTCATTCTTTGTAAATTGTATGAAACAATTGAGCTTCCAGACCAAGAAAGTGGATTGATCGATCTTGCCTTGAACTTTTTTAGTGATCTTTTACCAGGTCACGCGACAGCACGCGAAAATGGAAATCCACAGGACAACATCAAACATTTGCTTGACTTGATACACAAAAATTGGTCTACATCAAAACTCAAGCCTGTTAAAGAAATGACAAGCGGCACAGGAGATATGGCGTTGATCCGCTGTTCCATGGAACTTTCAGAGGCTGGAATCAAGTTAGAGAAAATTGCTCAAGAGGACATATTTGACATAGAATTTGAAAATGGAACTCTGCGAATCCCCACATTAGCCATCGAAGAGAGAACAGAATCTTTCCTCCGGAACCTGGTTGCCTATGAGCAATATTGTGGGGATGATCGAATCAACATTGTGACAGACTATGTGACATTCTTGGGTTGCCTCATCAAGTCTGAAAAGGATGTAACAAAACTCTCCCACCATGGAATCATTCAGAACTTTGTTGGTGAGAGTGAAGTCATCTCTGAAATGTTTAACAAAATGATTGTCTGCATAGTTGGGCCAAGTAGAAATTTCCATTACGCTGAGATATTCAGTAGAGTGAACATCCATTGTGACAGACGTATGAACCGATGGTGGGCTAAGTTAAGGAGAAATTATTGCAACAGTCCTTGGGGAATAATTTCGATTATTGCTGCCTCTCTTCTGCTGCTACTCACTTTGTTGCAGACTATATTTTCGATTTTATCTTGGAAGAAGCAATAGTTTGACAAATTAAGACCATTTGTTAGTTCGTCGAAGGCTATGTAAAAGAACATTTCAGTTCCTGTCCCGTTGCAACTTGCGAGCTTTGGATCAAGGACCATTGATTTTCTACGTTGTATTAGTACATTGCAAGTAACTAATAAGTTTTTGTGTTCAATTAAAAACCTTTCTGGTTTGTGTTGTCATCTTTCATCATGCCATGTTCATTCAAGAGAATCAAATTCAAATCACAAATCataaatcaaaatttcaaaagcaaCTTGAATTTTATTTTCCACGCAAATTGTTGGTTGCCTGGGGCTTCAGATCGGTTCTTTTGTCACTTTTAATGAGAAAACAAAGTTACGAGACAATTGTGTGCTTTCATATTCTTGTCCTCTCTTCTTCGGTCACCGCTTTTAGTCCACTTTGAAACTCGCAACTTGTTTGATAAAGTCtgacatttttcaaaatttctgtGGCCAATGGTTAACCATTTTGTCGAGCAAAAATCCTTTACTACGTGAAAGACCGTTCTTGAGACATATAGCTATTGGTTTGTAATTTCCTTTAAAGCATTGGATCATCAAGGTCCTATGATTCTGAAAGTAGGGCTACACACGAGTCGAATTGTTTGTGAGTCGATCGCGAGCAACTCgagtcaaaatttgattttatttcgaTCAATATCGAGTTCGAGCTAATCaaatcgaactcgagttcgtACTGGAACTCAaagaaaaattgacaggtgccgaacctgtgcaataataataataaatatagaacctatctaccactaaaagcagtcaataattaatcctaagtactggagcagggactctaggtgtgcaatgggttacttgattcaccctgttcccgaagagtttgcttaacccgatataccagaattaattagttgGCAGAAATTACtgaatagtagacagtggcaagtagggtcgtctcctcagggactggagatatCTGTCTCTTTTAAAATCCAATTGATTAGGGGGGATTTCAccggaatgaaactaaaaacaattaaacaattttgactaaaatgaataaataactaGCACAAGTATAGCAGGAATTTAATcaggaataaataaattctagtcaaggatacaactactcaGGCGCAGTTCaatcatccgatcattgatgcaagagaTGTTCACTTAATgtattaataggctagttatagtctgacgaccaatttttccttaaattattgataaccaaggtacgaccgttgattacccctaatcagcaaatactcctaggtacgaccataggaagtaattttccaattgcattaataactagaaaaacctagccctaatcaataacacgctacgagggttatttaaattagatcgcatgttcccctaatgtgtaaacacaccagttgccactaatattaatcaatcaaacaattacggatttaattgactaaattagcacgagattaataaatcacattgaacatcgggcccttgacatccaattaataaaataatcccatgaaaattcaagcacacaacgtgcaaatattaataaataaaggaacacgtgaaaactaattagatctcacagattttcgggactgcgccgtcgagttgacccttgactagatggaaggcttagccacgccgcataattaaatcaccacacgaatTAATAAATTGCAAAGGCATTGCGTTTTCTATTAGGAAGCAAGGAATAAAAGgtgtttttcccgttggggaatattgtcgaacacctggcgtgtgtcagaggccagtcaggagaagaaaagaaaaactaaagacTAGGctaaaaactaaactaaaagatAAACTAAAACTAGAGATGTCTTCCTTCCTACGTTATCCCTATTTAAGAGACAAAAGAAAGATAGACTAAagctatctaggtggtccccacacatgtggacaaagcctccaaAGTACTTCTTCTCCCAAGTCTCTTTTCCGTAGCTTTCTTTGAAAAGCCCAAATGACTTATAGctttgtggtccccaccaatccaagggcccaaggattgaagcccttagaagtctccatattctccataaagtccctcctttttggcagttttctgcttcattcctgaaattaagtccagataccaaatatgagtaaatatcagcaattaacacaatatttatcagggataaaaggggaaataaataataaaattactaacaaattataccctatcaattctccccacacctgaatcatgcttgccctcaagcataattATCTCAGAAGTACAATCAGGATACGAAGTAATTCACAGCAGTTCATACCAAAAACGGCACTCCAAATTCCCCAATAACTTCATCGAAATCAAAATATATCAAATCAACAATGCTCACAGTTCAAAGTGCACTCATTCACTCCAAAGTGTATTTGAAATGTATATAAGGTGGCTCTCAAATCAACGCAATAGAATGACACTACCATAAGTTTGCTCATATATCATATCTCCACCACTTACTCATGAATTTAAATGCAGCAATCAAGGGACTTTGCAAGGTTGTAATGGGGCTCGGGTGAGAGGGTAGGATAAAAAGGAGTCAAAAGGGTGTAAAAGTATAAAGAGAGTGCTCAGAAATTCATTACACAAATTCTTGCACATTGGGAACTTCAAGGCATCTCAACCATTACACAAGTGAAGTAAATTAGCACTTGCCGCAACCTTcgacttttcttttctcctctttttttttctatatttttcttctctttttttccttttcttttttttctacaaCTCCCAACCAGCACCATAAGAATCAACTTTACTCGATGCTTTCTTACATTTTGCCTTCtttccacctttttttttttttttttaataggcaATGCCTCTCAGATACTATTCCAAAATTTTGTATAATGAAATCAAAGCACTTCTTCACACGAGGTTCAGAAAGAAAGTCTAAAAAGAGGTTTCACGGCTAAAAGCTGGGGTCTCAAGCAAAGAATAGGGGTTAAGGCTCAACTTGGCTCCCTAATGGTAGTAAACAATCCAAGGGTCGGTTTTAAGAAAGTCCAAAGATGGCTCATTCCTAGGTGCCCTATCATTTCAACGCATTAAACTCATATAAATGCAGCCTTGACATGCATAAccgagcaagttctagaatgacaaaCCATGTGCAATAACCACTCACAAACGAAAAATTAGGCCCAAAAACCGCATAAGTGGTCAAATTCATGCCAAATTCAGCAtattcatcaatcaattcatcATCGAGGAAAATAGAGCACCCAATGGTATGAACTTACACTACTCGTACTCATATCTCAATTGCATTCATCACAGTTTAGAGAAAGGAGCTACTAAGGCAAGGAAAAATTTACTCAGACAACTAGAAACACAGCTAAAGCGTAATTAACCCTCCCCCACACCTGAACcttacattgccctcaatgtaagcAAAGAAATACCAAATCAGAGTTATCGGGGCAACGACACTTCCCTTAAAACGGAGGAGGGCAGTAATGAATCACGGCTGCGGAGGGAAAGGCGGGCGGAAGCCCACGTGATGGAGATACTGCGCTAAATGTTGGGCCATCCCGCCCATCTGACGCTCCACCCGATCCATACGAGTGTCCAGGTTCTTGCCTTTAGTTTTTGGTTTGGTCATTGGATATCAGGAAAGATGGCAAAGACAAGGTAAAACTGGGTAAAATGGAGCAGTAGCTAGTCAACAGAGCAAGGGGTCCCCAAACACAGCTCCAGACACCAACAATTGCACAAATAGAAACTAAACAACCCAGAAATCAATTAAattgataaataataaaatcTTCACCCAAAAACCAATTAAACATGGAAACAACAAAAATTTCCCCAATTACTTCAGATTCTACCCCAAAATTGGACAAATAGTCGTCAACCAACCACAGATGATATCACAGcactcaaatcaaccacaaaaaTGTCTGGCCTCAGCTAAGAAATTAAAATCTGGCATCAGCTAATAAAAGCTAGTAATCTGGCCTCAGCTACTTAGTgacagaaaattaaagaaagaattCACCGGAGGTTTGGAGTAGGCAGTGGATGACAGTGAAGAGAGCAGGGGCGGCCAACGGAGTGGAGAGAATGCGCGTGACGGCCACGCGCCCTGGGGATGGCGGCTGCTGGCGAGGCGCGCGGATGGATCGCGCCTAGGCTGAGCTCGCGCGCGCGGGCTGGGGCTGGTGCTGGCGAAGAGCCTTGGGGCTGCTGGTGGAGCGGAGGCTGGTGAGGTGGGTGAGCGGCGGACAGAGGCGACTGTCACGCGAGGGAGCGCGGCACCTGTGTCGCGCCCGTGGGCCATTGACGGCGGTGCGAGGTGCTCGGCCGTCGGCTGCCGTGAGCTGCGGGCGGCGGCTGCTGCGAACTTCGCACGAGATGGCGGCTGGCACAGAGGAGCTGATGCGCGATGGGCGAGGGCGCGCGGCCGTTGAGCAGATCCGATGGCGGAGAGAGCTGGCGGCGGTCGCGCGGTCCGGTCGAGGAAGATGGTGGCGCGCGGTGGAGGTGGAGATGCGGCGCGAGTGGGCGGCGGCCAAGGGGATTCGGGCAACAGGGAGGGAGcagaggaggaagaaaagaagaaggaagaagaagaaagaaagaaaaagaaagaaaagaaggaaaaagaaagaaaagaagaaaaaaaaaaagaaaatttttttttttttttttgtgtaaacaAAGAACTCCTGTCTTAGGCGTGGTCACGtctaactgctatagagtccTCAGAACCTGCACGAAAATTTCTTCCCCTcgggcgtgaccacctggcgtgggcacgtctaactgccatggagtccgcagatcctgaacgaaaatttctttccctcaggcgtgaccacctggcgtgggcacgtctaactgccaTGGAGTCCGCAGATCATGAACGAAAATTTCTTtccctcaggcgtgaccacctgccgtgggcacgtctaactgccaATTTCCTATCACCAACCATCAACCTATTAATTGACATTAACACTtaactaaaacttcaaaaatgtataaaaactgaaacaaatagtcttgggttgcctcccaagtagcgcctttctttaatgtctttggctagacattgaaCACCACTCTTCAATCTGGGTGTAACTCAATTTTCCTGGAAATCGGTGGCCCTCCCCCAGGATCCAAATAGCCTTTGAGTGCAGCcttctttcttaattttctactcCTTTTCACCTCATACAGTGCTTTCATCCCCTTATACTTGTTCTCAGTAAGTTTGAATTTATCCCTACAAGCAAACTCAGAAAATTCTTGCACAGAGGGATTAATAGCATGAATAGCAAACACAGGGTGAGAGTTAACAGGATGTTTCATTGTAtcgaaaatattaaagtggactagttctccatcaaattccatggACAATGTACCCTTATTAACGTCAATTTTTGTCTGTGCTGTGCTCAAAAAGGGTCTACCTAGTAGCAAAGGTGAGGGGTCAGGGGAATGATCATCATCCATGTCAAGTACATAAAAGTCAGCCGGGAATATCAATTTATTAACTTTAACCAGCACATCCTCGACCAACCCATCAGGGTATGCATTTGTTCGGTCAGCTAATTGAATTATTATCTCGGTTTCTTTTAATGGACCGAGATTCAGAGAAGCATACATAGATTTTGGCATTACGTTGATCGATGCTCCTAAATCCAGCAAGGTATTTCTAATCAGAGTATTACCTATCTTGCATGGGACAGTAAACCTACCTGGATCCCCACACTTTGGTGGTAGCTTTCTTTGGAGAACTGCTGACACATTCTCCCCAACAATAACTCTTTCATCTCCCCTCAGCCTCCTTCGATTGACACATAGGTCCCTCAGAAATTTTGCATACTTCGGCACTTGCTTGATGGCGTCTAGTAGGGGGATATTGATTTCTACCTTGCGAAACACCTCCAGGATCTCTTTCTCCTTGTCCTGCTTCTTCGATTTTTTCAACCTGCAAGGAAATGGAGGGGGATTAGTTTTAACTGTAATTACTGGGTCTGGAAGTACCTTTAGATCTGCACCATTGCTGTCCTCCCTCTCAAGTTCATTTTCGATCTTTTCCTCATCCTTATCCTTAGGGATCATAGGTTCAGGCCCCTGAATTTCCTTCACGCTCCTTAAAGTCATTGCGCTTACGTTCTTCAGGTTCAGTTCAGGTTGGGATGGCAATCTTCCATTTACTTGGGACTCCAAACGGTTGATTGTTGTGGCCATTTTACTTATCTGACTCCTTATATCCTGCATTTCGGAgtccgtcctttgctgattttgcaTAATGGTTGCctccgtcctttgctgattttaCGCCATGGTTGTCATCATTTGTTTCATCATCTCCTCCAAAGATGGACCAGAGCTTGGGGGCGGAGGTGGTCGGGGTTGGTATTGTTGCTGGTACCCTGGTGGCTTATTTGGCACAAAGTTAGACTGCCTGTTCGGTGTAAAGTTGGGTTGCCTATTCCCTCCATAACTGAGGTTGGGATGATCTCTCCACCCGGGGTTGTAGGTGCTTGAGTAAGGGTCGTACTGCTTCCTTGGCGCGGGCGCGTGATCAGCCATGTTCACATGTTCTGCAGTTTCTTCCTGAATCATTGGGCACATATCTGCAGAGTGACCTATACCAGTGCAAATCCCGCATACCCTGGCTTGTGATGCATTTCTCACAGCCTGTTGCCTAACAAACGCGGTCAACTCAGTTAGCTGCTGCTGCATGGAGGGTGTCTCTACCTCATTCACCCTGCGTATTGGAACATCCTCTCTCGTACCGAATTGTTGTGAATTCTCTGCCATCCCCTCTATTAACTCCCGTGCTTCCTGAGGGGTTTTGTTCACCAgtgcccctccacttgcagcatcaattATGCTCATGTCTCTAAAAAGGAGCCCCTCATAAAAATACTATATGAGCAACTGCTCACTTATTTGGTGTTGGGGGCACATTCTGCACAACTTCTTGAACCGTTCCCAATACTCATAGAGTGACTCCCCTGGGTGCTGCTTGATCCCgcaaatttctttccttagacTCGCAGCCCTGGATACAGgaaaatatttatctaaaaattttttctttaattggtcCCACGTGGTGATGCTACCTGGTGACAGGTAGTACAGCCAATCCTTCGCAGAAtctttcaaggagaagggaaatgccctcatttttatctgctcttcTGTAATGTCCGGGGGCTTCATACTGTTGCACACGACATCAAACTCCTGCAGATGCTTATACGGCTCCTCACCTGGTAAACCATGAAAAGAGGGTAAAAGAGAAATCAGGCCAGATTTTAACTCAAATGAAGTGTTTTCACTCAAACTCGGGAAAGTAATGCACAAAGGCTGCTGATTTAAATTAggggcagccaactcccttaatgcTTGTGCATTAGCCATGGGGATTTCTTCTTGCTCCGAGTCACTCGAAGTGTTACCAAATGAATCTGTTGGTTCAACTCCTGACTCAGGTCTCTGAGATGTAGCACTGGAGTGCTTCTCTCTGAGCTGTCTGGTTTCCTTTCTCGTTCTACGCGCGGTCTTCTCTACTTCagagtcaaaaatcaaatcacctgtacgagaagaccgaggcatacactagaaaaataccagaaaattagaacaaaaatgaatttaaaaagaaacaaattataacgccagtccccggcaacggcgccaaaaattgacaggtgccgaacctgtgcaataataataataaatatagaacctatctaccactaaaagcagtcaataattaatcctaagtactggagcagggactctaggtgtgcaatgggttacttgattcaccctgttcccgaagagtttgcttaacccgatataccagaattaattagttgGCAGAAATTACtgaatagtagacagtggcaagtagggtcgtctcc
This Coffea arabica cultivar ET-39 chromosome 3e, Coffea Arabica ET-39 HiFi, whole genome shotgun sequence DNA region includes the following protein-coding sequences:
- the LOC113737264 gene encoding uncharacterized protein; this translates as MQDIRSQISKMATTINRLESQVNGRLPSQPELNLKNVSAMTLRSVKEIQGPEPMIPKDKDEEKIENELEREDSNGADLKVLPDPVITVKTNPPPFPCRLKKSKKQDKEKEILEVFRKVEINIPLLDAIKQVPKYAKFLRDLCVNRRRLRGDERVIVGENVSAVLQRKLPPKCGDPGRFTVPCKIGNTLIRNTLLDLGASINVMPKSMYASLNLGPLKETEIIIQLADRTNAYPDGLVEDVLVKVNKLIFPADFYVLDMDDDHSPDPSPLLLGRPFLSTAQTKIDVNKGTLSMEFDGELVHFNIFDTMKHPVNSHPVFAIHAINPSVQEFSEFACRDKFKLTENKYKGMKALYEVKRSRKLRKKAALKGYLDPGGGPPISRKIELHPD
- the LOC113736820 gene encoding UPF0481 protein At3g47200, whose product is MQLGRSADVSITIQEKLKCVIASELGCNIFRIHSQLRKVNEKAYEPEIIAIGPYHRGKPDLSGMEEHKLVYLKSLLGEKIEKVATCVAAVKPLEEKARKCYAEPIALSSDEFVEMMVLDGCFIIQLLLKFKQKDLIDKTDPAFRLEWILNSLQRDLMLFENQLPFFILCKLYETIELPDQESGLIDLALNFFSDLLPGHATARENGNPQDNIKHLLDLIHKNWSTSKLKPVKEMTSGTGDMALIRCSMELSEAGIKLEKIAQEDIFDIEFENGTLRIPTLAIEERTESFLRNLVAYEQYCGDDRINIVTDYVTFLGCLIKSEKDVTKLSHHGIIQNFVGESEVISEMFNKMIVCIVGPSRNFHYAEIFSRVNIHCDRRMNRWWAKLRRNYCNSPWGIISIIAASLLLLLTLLQTIFSILSWKKQ